TCTCGAACGGTCCTCCTTCGTGACCGCTCTGGGTGCCCGGTATGTGGCCGAGGAGAAACGTTTCACGCTGGTCCGCGCCGGCCATCTCCCCCTGTACCACTATCATGCCGCGGAAGGGCGGGTGGAACTTGTGCTGACCCGTGGTCTGGGCCTCGGATTGAACGATGCGGGAGTGTTCGCGCGCGAACTCGAGGGTCGGGATGTGGGGTTTGCGGCCGGGGACGTCATGCTCTTCATCACCGATGGGGTGACCGAGGCAAGGAATGCATCGGGCGAAGAGTACGGCGACGCGCGCGTGGGTGCGATCCTGCAGGCCCATGCTGGCCTCCCGGCGACGGCAATGCGCGATGCGATCGCCGCGGATGTCCGTGCCTTTGGTGCCGGGCTGGAGCAGCACGACGATCAGACGATCGTCGTCGTCAAGGCGGTGTGATCTGCTTTTCGTTTTTCCATTCCGCTTTCGTATATTCCCTGATCGGATAACCGCTCTCTTATGAAAGTCAACCGCGTGGTCGTCTTCTTTTCCATTGTCTTTGCCGTCTACTTCCTCATCAATGCGTACGTCCTCCGCCGCGGCATGCAGTGCTTTCCAGCGGGTGACCCGATGCGGTCGGTGATCCTGTGGGCTGGCCTCTTCCTTGGGATATCGTTCATTCTCGGACGCGTCCTGGAGAACTACTGGCTGTCCCACGTCAGCGACATCTTTGTGTGGATCGGGTCGTTCTGGCTTGCGGCCCTGGTCTATTTCTTCTTCGCCGTCCTGGTCATCGATCTGCTCCGTCTGAGTGCCGCGATCGTTCCCTGGTTCCCGGCGTCCGTGACGTCCGACCCGTACCCTGCGATGCGCATCCTCTTCTGGAGCGTGACCGCTGTAGTGGGCATGCTGCTCATCGGCGGCCACCTCAATGCGCGATTCCCACGCACCCACCGGATCACCGTCCCGATCGCCAAATCCGCCGACGGTGCACGCGCGGTCCGCGCCGTGTTGATCTCCGACATCCATCTCGGTACGATCGTCGGACGGTCACGACTGCAGGGTATTGCGGAAGAGTTGGAGATACTGAAACCCGACCTCATCCTCCTCGCGGGGGACATCGTGGACGAGGACCTCGCGCCGGTCATCAAAGAGAACACCGGAGAGATCCTGCGCACGATCCACGCGCCCATGGGTGTCTATGGCATCACCGGAAACCACGAATACATTGGCGGTGCCGCGAAGGCCGTTGCGTATCTGCAGGAGCATGGCATCACCATGCTGCGTGACACCTCCGTGGTGCTTGCGCATGGCATCACGCTGGTGGGACGCGAGGACAGAAGCAGCCGCCAGTTCGGCGGGGAGCGGCGCAAGGATCTCACGAGTCTCCTTGAAGGTGTGAGGCGGGACAGGCCCATCATTCTCATGGACCACCAGCCGTTCGATCTGGATAGCGTCGTGGCGGCGGGAGTGGACCTGCAGCTGTCGGGCCACACGCACCACGGTCAACTCTGGCCCTTCAACTATATCACCACCATGGTGTATGAACAGAGTTGGGGATATCTCAGGAAGGGGGAGACGCAGTTCTACGTCTCCAGTGGTGTCGGGAGCTGGGGCCCCCCGGTCC
This genomic window from Ignavibacteriota bacterium contains:
- a CDS encoding metallophosphoesterase → MKVNRVVVFFSIVFAVYFLINAYVLRRGMQCFPAGDPMRSVILWAGLFLGISFILGRVLENYWLSHVSDIFVWIGSFWLAALVYFFFAVLVIDLLRLSAAIVPWFPASVTSDPYPAMRILFWSVTAVVGMLLIGGHLNARFPRTHRITVPIAKSADGARAVRAVLISDIHLGTIVGRSRLQGIAEELEILKPDLILLAGDIVDEDLAPVIKENTGEILRTIHAPMGVYGITGNHEYIGGAAKAVAYLQEHGITMLRDTSVVLAHGITLVGREDRSSRQFGGERRKDLTSLLEGVRRDRPIILMDHQPFDLDSVVAAGVDLQLSGHTHHGQLWPFNYITTMVYEQSWGYLRKGETQFYVSSGVGSWGPPVRIGNRPEIVEITMTFAGHH